A genomic window from Daphnia magna isolate NIES linkage group LG9, ASM2063170v1.1, whole genome shotgun sequence includes:
- the LOC116936223 gene encoding uncharacterized protein LOC116936223 encodes MGTEMASLDNVKKRCVFVELVDGRANAPYEIILEESSTEQSFDNILHSTPILHQNSSRTSFQDYTHSGNLGNVTTSKLLNTISPFDSGLDCDDVSSDNLVISSTSKQLSTITLDSEQGSEHVPSDICACAALEVLPYLIPVRKKKGVIPSHFLYYPQEDSVSLDAVLKETVNRPPFIIQIEDSFHVIVDNPVLVTSNSVSEALLNVFSSYYVFCIEYSKQVLKSLLFLQSKVFGLKDDCSRNCPGLPLFVNTPNAVKL; translated from the exons ATGGGAACGGAAATGGCGTCTCTCGATAACGTGAAGAAACGGTGTGTATTTGTCGAATTAGTTGACGGTAGGGCAAATGCCCCATACGAAATTATTCTAGAAGAAAGCTCAACTGAGCAAAGCTTTGATAACATACTCCACTCAACTCCCATTCTTCACCAAAATAGTTCACGAACATCTTTTCAAGATTACACACATTCAG gCAATTTGGGGAATGTTACTACATCCAAGCTTCTAAATACTATTTCTCCATTTGATTCTGGATTGGATTGTGATGATGTGTCTAGTG ACAATTTGGTGATCTCTTCTACATCTAAGCAACTAAGTACTATTACGTTGGATTCTGAACAAGGTTCTGAGCATGTGCCTAGTG acATTTGTGCTTGCGCAGCACTTGAGGTTTTACCCTATCTAATTCCAGTCAGGAAGAAAAAGGGTGTTATCCCTTCTCACTTTCTGTATTATCCTCAAGAA GATTCAGTTAGCCTGGATGCGGTATTAAAGGAGACGGTCAATCGTCCCCCGTTCATCATTCAAATTGAAGATTCTTTCCACGTCATTGTAGATAACCCAGTTTTGGTAACTTCTAACTCGGTCTCCGAGGCATTGTTGAACGTATTTTCCTCTTACTATGTTTTCTGTATCGAATATAGTAAGCAAGTATTGAAATCACTGTTGTTCCTGCAAAGTAAGGTCTTCGGTTTAAAAGATGATTGTTCCAGAAATTGTCCTGGTTTACCTCTTTTTGTAAACACTCCTAATGCTGTTAAACTGTAA